The region AGCATTGGATAACATCATGACCGCTGCTTGGAGTCCGTGACCACACAACAGCAAAGCCATTATCTAATATAGATCTCACTTTCCCATCAAACATGAGCCTGGCAAAAATCTTTTCAAGCTAAAAATACCAAGCTGTTGCAGGACAGATGACAGGTGAATGAAAATGAGCTGACAATCAATCAAACAGATGTGTGATGTAATATTTCCCCGGTGATAAACAAAATAGCTGGAAAAGTCCCTTACAAACTGTTGGCTGGGGATGAGGAGGCTGAGGGCGCAAAAAGCCGCAGTCTGGCGTGGTGGACACACCCATTGGTTGCTCCTTGCTgtgttctcttcttcctccacctcctcctcctcctcctctctgccctaTGCTCTGGTTAGAGTTACtcacaggaagagaggaagtgagggGATGAAGAGCAAAGAGTGCTTGTAATGAAAAGAGCAAACACCACGGTGAGGGGGTGGCAGGGTGGAGGGATGCCATAAAGTATGCGTGAGAGGACAAATTTGCTATGCATCTGcgtgtgtgcgtctgtctgtatgtgtatccACTTGTTGGGCATTTTGTGATGACACATTTCCACTCTGTCTGCTCtagacctcaaaacgtcatctTCACCATGCACTAACACTGAACTCTATTTATTCTATCCTGTGGGAGGTCATGGCCTCTTCTCCCCACAATGGACCACCTGACTGTACAGTGTTGTTTACACACATTAGCATTCTTAAACACACCCCTCACAAGTGCAGCATTCAACCATCAACCTACGGCCTCGGTGAAGCTGTGTATTTTCTCGAAAGTCTTTAAGTGGTAAGAGATTTACTGCGAAAACAACAGTGAGTCTGGTCTTTAATCTGTTGCAGAATCCCTGTCCCGTGAAAGATGCCTCTTTCCTGTCAAAGATTCTCTTCTGGTGGTTCACTGGGTAAGATGGTTCTTCGAAACCCCCTCATTTTTAGGCTTTGGCTGACTCATTACAGCAACAGTTTGTGCTTGTTTAcaataatatgtgtgttttgttgacgATTATGTGTGTGAATCATCTCTGCGCTCCCTCCTCAGGCTTGTTGTGAAAGGTTATCGCACCCCACTGGCAGCAGAGGATCTGTGGACCCTGAGGGAGGAGGACACGTCACACAAGATCATCTCTGAACTTCAACAGGACTGGACAGCAGAATGTGCCAAACTTCAAAAGTGAGAATTATTGATAATGGATGTCTCACGGTTTAAAGGCGTACCAAAGCGATTTAGACCCTGACTTGAGTCCCTTGTGTAGATCAAGTTCCAAAAACAccggatcctacatttcccaggagcatcatttcatttgaaggCCAGGATTTGTAACATGAGTGTGCAGCAGAAGACCAATCTTTGCAGGGAAAAGACATGTGCAGGACACTCACATGTTGTCTTTCATGTTTCCTCTGGCTCATATGGCTTGTTATTTTGACACAGGCCTGTGATCCACTATAGAGCTCTCACTATTGTCATGGTTTAACAGCCAAAGAATcaattccattttattgcaATGTGGTCAAATGTCAACATGGTGCTGGCTGAATTAATGATCCAAGCAGAGCATGACTTGGCCATGATTGCGGTAAACTGAAATTTGGGACGTCTCATCACCAGAGACATTCAGGGCCAAAAATAGGTCCAAAATAGTCGCTCGTGGACATACAGTACTATAATGTCAAGACAAGAGCTCTGTGTCGTTTTCAAGGCTTGTTAACATGATCCAGTGCTTTGAAGATCTGTCCAATAATTATGTCATTGAATAATGCCTTTTACTGCTGCTGGTGAATTCTTGAGCCCATCAGTGATGGCACGAataacaacctttttttttctttacagtctGTTTTACATTAAAGACTTGAAAGGCGTCAGGACCATGTAGGGGCATCTCTGACACAGATGTCTCGTCTGTAACTATGTGCATTTGCTCCCTCTGGCAGGCAGGAGAAGGCCTTGGCGTCGGGTGTGGCACTGGGAAGCAGGCTGCCAGACCAGGCTCAGCTCCTCAGGAAGCTACAGAAGGAGCAGAGCTCTGGCTTCTTCTTGCTCAGGACCCTGGCCCGCAAGTTCGGTCCATACTTCCTAACCGGTACCCTGTGCATCATATTCCACGATGCCTTCATGTTCGCCATCCCCCAAGTGCTCAGGTAGGACATGAAGAGAAAATGCACTCAAGCCTAAATCTATTCTCAATATGAGTACAATAAGCAGCTGTGGTGTGACTTTCCAATGTTTGGAAATATCAGCTGTATCACAGTCCGGTCTCATAAGGCTCGTTTGGGTTTGTGGAGCTgaaagctccaaaaaaaaaaaaaaaaaaaaaaattctggttCAAAGATAATCAACAGGTGTGAATAGTTAGCATAAAGATAGAAATCAGGACGTTGTCCTTTGATAGCAAGAAGTTCTCAATACAACTGCTTATGAGAAAGTTACTATTTCAAGTAAGTGTGTCATTATATTTGGaaagaaatgttgttgttgAGTTTTTCACGTATAACTTTTTCAGTGCTCGGAGTCCCACAAACCAAATGGCTTTGAGCAAGCTGTATTAAGGAATGCTGCAGCCAATATTTCCAAACCTCAGCTCAGACTGAAATTACCTGGATGGACagcaaaaaaagattttattgtgtttttttgagGTGAAACTGTCCAATTCAATTTTGAGATTTAAGTGAAAGAGATTATATTTTCCCGGTATGATAATTTAAAGAAGATTGTGGGAAAACAAACATACCACAGTccagatagataaatagatattGCTGTGTAAGCAACTCCACAGATATCACCTTCATTGTTCTATTTTGATTTGTTACATTGAcaaccaaacaacaacagaagctgGCAGCAGTGAAAACAGGTCATGGCTGACCCACCACCCGCCACACCATCCCACTAGCCAGACTGgaatgttgttgttgatgcactGCACAGAATCAGTGGAAGTGTTAATTATGGTCGTGGAGCTGTGAGCAAGAAAAGTAGACGAGACCACAGCCCTCTGTGCTCCAGCATGGAgggcaggcagagagggagaggaggctcTAAATGGCAGAAATGCAATCGGACCACAATAAGGGAGCCGCTGGCCAAGTGTGAGGGCAGCCCGGCCACAGGCTGAGCACTGTTGTGCAACCCGAGCTACTTTGTGTGGACCAGTCAGCCAACAGCCACAGCAGAGCTCAAGGCCGCTGGTTTAAGGCACACAATGAAAGTCAAATAATACCAGAttgaatgaaaaaacacagtaagAAACTGTGTTGACAGGAGGAAAAGCTGTGTCCAGGATGGAGGGTTTTGATACAGTGTAGTCATGACCCCTAAGTGCACTGAAGGGTCAAAtcaaaaaatgaacacatgaatttttttttcactgataaTCCCATATTAATGTTCTACTTCTCTTTCACCACAGCCTACTCCTGGGTTTCATGAGAGACGAAGACGCTCCGCTGTGGAAGGGCTACTTCTATGCCACTCTGATGTTCCTGCTCTCTTGCCTTCAGTCCCTCTTCAACCATCAGTACATGTACACTTGCTTCACAGTGGGAATGAGAGTGAAGACAGCTGTTATGGGCTTGGTTTACAGGAAGGTGGGTAAATCTGTGTCCACGGACATGTAGCCACTAACCTCTAGACACGACATAAATTACGTCTtaaatggcaaaaacaaaagcctTCTTTGCTTCCAGACTGGAAAACAGTACACAACGTGTGATTAACAGCTTTTACCTAAGATGAATGATCGTCTGAAATCTTTATGAGCGTGTAAAATTATATTGTACACAAAGCACTGAGGGCTaaatgtctttgtctcttttgttgTCAATCCAGTCTTTGGTGATAAACAGCGCTGCCAGAAGGACTTGCACTGTGGGCGAGATTGTGAATCTGGTTTCAGCAGACACTCAGAAGCTCATGGACTTTGTGGTGTATTTCAACGCTGTCTGGCTGGCTCCTATTGAGATtgctctttgtctcttcttcctctggcaGGTATGTTGAAATGTTCACAATGCCTCCCATTCATGCACAAGTGCGACTTAACTGAAAAGGCCTTGACACAGTTTTatcctttctttttatttagcaTCTTGGCCCATCAGCTTTGGCAGGAATTGCCACTGTCATCCTCATTTTTCCACTCAACGGATTCATtgcaaagaaaagaagcaagCTGCAGGTAAAAGCTGTTACAGGAATCCTTCACACTTTCACTCCAGTAGCCCTGACATCTGGCATGTTGGGTCAGGGATGCCACAGCTGGTTTAGATAGTGGCTGAAGAGCCGTGTGGGTGTTTGGCCTGGATGGTGCATTCTCTCTTGTCCTTTTGATGTCTGCCCCATATAACGCGTTTGAAAAACAATGACAGGAAAGGGTGGGCAGTAGGAAGAcataatttttcatttctttggaAAAACAACAGACGGTTCTATAAATTTGGATGCCAATTTAATCGAACTTAGGTTTCAGTGCAGTGACCGCATTCCTGGCCCTTTGTTGTTTCCTTGTCATAAAAATCACTAAAATGTAACAAGCAATAAATTCTTACCGAATTAAACAAGTTCTGTGATGTTCAGGAAAACTACTACAGCTGTAACAAGAGCAGACAAACCGATGTTCACAAATGTATGTATTAGCTTTGGTCTGGTAATTGTCTTCCCACTGTGCCCTAGTTTCAGCTTGgaatagtttattttttaataataaaatgttgggggaagaaaaaagaaaaaaaaaaagcaacattcTGTCTGGTCAACAGGAGGTCCAAATGAAGTTCATGGATGGACGCATCAAGCTGATGAACGAGATCCTGAATGGAATAAAGATCTTGAAGTATTATGCCTGGGAGAAGGCCTTCATGGAGCAGGTTTTGGGATACAGAGAAAAGGAGCTCAAGGCCCTGAAAAAGTCTCAAATCCTTTATTCCATATCCATTGCATCCTTCAACTCCTCTTCTTTCCTGGTAAGAGCACTAAACTACAGCGACAAACAAAAGAGACTAATTCCAAAGTTGACTCAAAGGAGGAGCCTGTTGATATATTATTCTTGCAGTCAAGAAATACCATGAAAAAAACAAGTACACAAACTAACAGGTACATGTACCCAGAGCCTGACACCATTTACTCCTACGAAGTGCAGACTCGTAGTTGTTGTTGTCCAAGCCTATAcagctatgctaagctaaatgctaacattagcatgctaatgtgctGATTAGCACTAAACACCGATTAAAGGTGAGGCTGAAAGTAAAATGTTGACCTCATAATGGTGCTAGATTAAAAGTCAGGGGTAACCAAAGTTTTGGCATTCATCCTTAGGGGACAGAAGTATTTGTaccaaatgtcatggcaatccaCCCAGCAGCTGTCGAGACATGTCATTCAAAATCACATGCCAACCTGATGTTGGTGTTAGAGGGATGAGTGAAGgggtcaccaaagtcattagaattcatcctctgtgcaccacaaatgtctgtatcaaattttattttaatctatccaatagctgttgagatataTGTGGCCTCTGGTGCAGCAAAAGAAAGACTGTCTTAAAGATTTATGTCCTCAGTAGCAACAAATGGGTTCagggctgagtgccacagacagggcgGGGAAGTCAGAGAGTACCGAGAGACAGATTAATgctttgttgttggttttggtctttttacgGGATATATTGACAATTgcaaaaatttaaaagatgccagccttatcctttaaattGTTGCTTTAAAGATCATGCATCACACAAAGTGCCTGTAAAGGTAACATTTAGAGGCTTTTCTTTCCCCTAAGATTGCCTTTGCCATGTTTGGCGTCTACGTGATGCTGGATGACAGGAACGTCCTGGATGCACAGAAGGTTTTCGTCTCAATGGCACTGATCAACATCCTGAAGACCCCACTCAGTCAGCTGCCATTTGCAATAAGCACAACCATGCAGGTAGgtagcatttcatttttaaggCTTATGATTGCTCTGAGATATTTTCTCCATCCAAGGTGCCTGGTCAAGGAATATTTTCATGGTCCCATATGATGGATATAGGTCAGTTGACTAACCACTGACTCCGTTTCAGGCTGTGGTTTCACTGAGACGTCTGGGAAAGTACCTGTGCTCAGAAGAACTGAAAGTGGACAATGTGTCAAAGACACCATTGAGTTCTGGTAGGAGCCCCACCCATGTATAAACTGTTACACTGAATGAATAAACTACTACACTGCAGTGTTTAATTTCCAGTATTTGGTTCCCATACTGGCTAAAATCATAGGCTGTCATAATCAATAAAAGCACCCAAGAAGATTTTGTTGTTTATATCTGTGGAGAACCACAGCCTTGTATGGATCATGTGCACTGTCACTTCCTGGGTCCCGGCCTGACTGGTAGACATGATAATTATAGGATGTTCCCATTTAGTGGTTGAATGTAAATCACAGCATGAATTCAGACATATGATTCatagagaaatttaaaaaaaaagtactgcaCTCTTCTGTCTGTAATCTGTCAACACTTCCTAAGACAGCTCGTGAAAAAGCAACAACTCAGTAATTTGTATGATTAAGTAAATTCACTTGTAATTATGCCCAGACTGCACTCTGACAAGTAACTTCAAGGGggaattttgttttgaaagtttgtTTGTCGTTCAAGTCGAAAGAACATGTCCTGTCTTCGGTGTTTATTGCAGGTTTTGTTCATTTcactcagtctttctttcttgtttagATGGAGAAGACGTGGTGATAGAAAACGGCACCTTCAGCTGGTCTGCAGAGGGACCTCCTTGTCTTAAAAGGtaggtatttaaaaaaagaactgaaaaaaaaaaactaaatgtacaATTAAATCAAGACAGACCGGATAATTCACTTCTTCATTGACAGGATCAACGTCCGCGTGCCACGAGGGTCCCTTGTTGCTGTAGTGGGGCATGTGGGCAGTGGAAAGTCCTCTTTGATGTCTGCCATGCTcggtgaaacagagaaaagaagtgGTCAAGTCACTGTCAAGGTACTGAACTTGTGTTACACATGGAAGATCTATTTGTAGTTTGAGGGTTAAATTGAATAAATATTGACAGTCTCTTTTGACATCTGTCTTCACAGGGCTCTGTGGCATATGTGCCCCAGCAGGCCTGGATCCAGAACGCCACAGTCCAAGACAACATCTTATTTGGCCGTGAGAAGCTGAAAACATGGTACCACCGTGTGCTGGAAGCCTGTGCACTGGTGCCCGACCTGGACATCCTTCCTGCTGGAGATGCTACAGAAATTGGAGAGAAGGTATGGAAATTTTTTGCacgtttaaaataaattattataaattcTTTCTTGTCTTCAAATCAGTCATGTCTAAGATTTTCTAACAATATTGTTGATGCAGGGACTGAACTTGTCAGGTGGGCAGAAGCAGAGGGTGAGCTTGGCCAgggctgtctacaggaaggctgATGTATACCTGCTGGATGATCCGCTGTCTGCTGTTGATGCGCATGTGGGTCAGCACATCTTTGACAAAGTCATTGGACCTAAAGGAGTCCTTAGAGACAAGGTAATGCACGTAACAAAACCTTCAAAGTGCAATTTAGCCTCTTCAATTCAGATGACACCTAAACCACTTACAAGCATGTGACCTGTGCTATTGTTACCATAATATGGAAACCACCACTTTGCtgacaattttgttttttagaaagCATCAATTTAGTGTTGGATTGTGCTTACATCCTATTTTTCTGACTTGTGTGGCTTGCTATACAGACCCGCATCCTGGTGACCCATGGGATGAGCTTCCTGCCGCAGGCTGACCTCATCCTCGTCCTGGTAGATGGAGAAATCACAGAGAGCGGCTCCTACCAGGAGCTCCTCAGTCGCCACGGTGCCTTTGCTGACTTCATCCACACCTTTGCCAGCACAGAGCGAAAAGAGAGCGCCAtacagagaggtgaggagacaTTTCAGCAGTGCATTCAAAAGACACGGTTCTGTTTATGACACCTTTGTTACATTAGTTaataaaatttattttgttaacTGATATAAAAGattttgtaaaaaaataaacttgagAGTTCTGAACATATTCTTTTCTTGTAGCTGGTTCCAGGAGGTCCAATGCTCGTCTCAGCATGGTCGACTTCATGCCGTTCTCCAGAGACCTCTCGCAGGAACAGCTCATTGGGTATGTAAACAAATGTGTAAACTGCCATAAAGACGCGTGGCATCCCAAGCATCTTTTTTATGGAACTGACCTTTGGCCTCTCCATATTCTTCAGGGGGGACACCACAAATACCAACCTGCAGAATATGGAGCCTGTGTCTGAAACAGACCAGGAACAGGTACCAGAGGACTTGGGCAAGCTGACTGTGGTTGACAAGGCCCGCACTGGAAGGGTAAGTATGAAAATGACTTCACCTTTAATTATGTGTAAAAAGGTATCAGAGGTGCACCTCTTTTTGCTCCAAaatcatttacacatttaactttttaaagcagctataatcagtattttcatattaacaaatggatcaaatgacttcTTGCTTGTCATGcccccacagagaattatcatccAAGTCTATAGTTCCCCTTAACTCTACAGTGCTTCATATCCTCCCTTAGCTCATTATTGTGGTTTTCCAAgatgcagctttaatgttttggtCTCACTCTTACTGCTTTCATAGTGTTGTTTTTAGTGAAATAGCTCTAATAATCCACtctacactacctgctcagcaccagacagcaaacagacacagcTAGAATATAGCTGGTGAACCCAGAGGAGCATTTAGCAACTGAAGGGCAAGGTTTTTCACtcagaagctggtggagaccaaaacagagctaaaacaaGAAGGCATTTTAAACTTCTATTCATCAGGCGACCAGAAATGTGAcatcaaatgaatgataatattGTTCAGTaatatcagtgttgtgtttacagcttgtttccatTGTACCCAGCTGCCAATGAAATCGTTTACTGTaggtttaatgaaaaaaaaaaagaaattgttgaTACATAGATAAGGTTTCTAATTCCTCGAGAGTGACtggtattttttgtgtttttctataaCAGGTGAGGTTGGAGATGTACAAGAAGTATTTCAAGACCATCGGCTTGGCCATCATCATTCCCATCGTCTTCCTGTACGCCTTTCAGCAGGGCGCCTCACTGGCCTACAACTACTGGCTCAGCATGTGGGCTGATGACCCCATTGTTAATGGCACTCAGATTGATACCGACCTGAAACTGACTGTGTTTGGCGCTCTGGGTTTTGTTCAAGGTCAGTTAGTTGATTTTAAGTCATCGTGCGAGTCCAAGTCCTTTTGGACAAACATCACAGATCTTGAACACTTCACACTGGTTTGACTCTGGTTTGATCAaacatctctcctctctgctcaggtATCGCTATCTTTGGTACAACGGTTGCCATCTCCATCTGCGGCATCATCGCCTCTCGCCACTTGCACATGGACCTGCTGGTCAACGTGCTGCGCTCTCCAATGTCTTTCTTTGAGTGCACGCCCAGTGGCAACCTACTCAACCGCTTTGCCAAAGAGATTGATGCCATCGACTGCATGGTGCCTGATGGTttgaaaatgatgctgagctacGTCTTTAAACTCATGGAGGTCTGCATCATTGTGCTGATGGCGACACCTTTTGCAGCCGTGATCATCCTGCCTCTCGCTTTCCTTTACGCCTTTGTCCAGGTACACCCCCTCACCCCGGCATTTAAAATTACCACTGATGACTTTGATCTTAATGTTTTCTTTGAGAGCATTATTTTCAAGGTGGCTTAGCAAGACCTGGACTCCATTACTGTATATTATTGGAaagctctgagctccaaaaCCAACCCTGCTGATTTTGCCGTTCAGTTGTATTTTGTTCCCCACCTGCTGACATAGATGTTTCACACATTCACTATGAATTATGGGAAAGCCCTGGGCACTCCCTCTTGGTTTCACTCATTAAAACtggtgttttacttttccaCTGTGGGCTACAGAGCTTCTACGTCGCCACATCCTGTCAGCTGCGCAGGCTGGAAGCTGTGAGCCGCTCCCCCATCTACACCCACTTCAACGAGACGGTGCAGGGCGCCAGCGTAATCCGGGCCTTCGGGGAGCAGTCCAGGTTCATTGTGCAGGCCAACAAGAGGGTCGACTTCAATCAGACGTCCTACTTCCCTCGATTTGTGGCCACCCGGTGAGATGATGTGTGATAATTATAGTCCTTTAACTTAATTTATACATTCATTTGCTGAGTTGACAGTTCGTGGGGGATGGTCATGATTCGTAGCATCAAGAGTTACCAATGACTGCTTCATGCTACATGGTTAAACAAAGCTACTTCTGGATTTAGTAATGACACATTTTTTGAACTTGTTACATCCACAGGTGGCTGGCAGTCAATCTGGAGTTTGTCGGTAATGGTGTGGTCTTAGCTGCTGCCATTCTCTCTGTGATGGGAAAAAGCACACTGAGCCCGGGCATCGTTGGTCTGGCTGTGTCACACTCCCTCCAGGTAAGAAGCTCTGCCTCCACACTCAGTTACACAGTAGTACTACTGGAGGTGTCCCAGAACCCAGTTATTAACCCAGTATTAACAAAAGCCACAGTCATGTTCATACACCACACAGCATTGTGGGAATTTGCTCCAGTTGCATGCTGCATGTGGCAATTAGAGGTGAAACTGGAGAAAGTGAAATATAGCGGCACTGCTTTGCTCATTCAGCAAAGGCATTTTCAgcacaggaaataaaatgaaacctCATTGCCTTGGACGTTGCAGGTGACTGGAATCTTGAGCTGGATTGTGAGATCCTGGACTGATGTAGAAAACAACATTGTTTCTGTGGAGAGAGTCAATGAGTATGCTGACACTGCGAAAGAGGTCAGTgttcccaccacacacacacacaaaaaaaatcactacgCAGGACACTAAAGCCAGCACTGCACAGGAGGAGGGCTTATTTTTTTATCTCTACTCTTCCTTTGTTATTGTCTCATTCAGGCCAGTTGGAGTATAGAAGGCAGCTCCTTGCCCCTGGCCTGGCCCCAGAGAGGCACCATAGAGTTTCAGGACTATGGGCTGCAGTACCGTAAAGGCCTTGAGTTGGCTCTGAAAGGCATTACCTTGCATATTCATGAAAGAGAGAAGGTGAGTCATTTTGTGTGATACAAATATTTGTTTGCAGCCTTCGCCCGTCTTAATCCTGGATCACTTAAAATGCTTAAATTACAGCATTATGTCAGAGATAAATTCTGACTTAAAAACCTCTTTTGATAGGTTGGAATTGTGGGTCGAACAGGAGCGGGGAAGTCCTCCCTTGCCCTGGGAATCTTCAGGATCTTAGAGGCAGCAAAGGGAAAGATCTTTATAGACGGAGTCAACATCGAGGACATCGGACTCCATGACCTCAGATCACGCATTACTATCATTCCTCAGGTATGACAGTTGTAACAACAGAAACCGAGCGCTGGCTTTCATCACATAAACTGTTTGTAATAGTTTCAATCCAGTCCAGAAGTAAGCCACTCTAAATTTTAACAGTGCTGTTACCGATCTGGGCAGTTCAGTGTTGAGTAACAGCTGTTGTCCTCTCTCCCAGGACCCTGTGCTGTTCTCAGGCTC is a window of Toxotes jaculatrix isolate fToxJac2 chromosome 4, fToxJac2.pri, whole genome shotgun sequence DNA encoding:
- the abcc6a gene encoding multidrug resistance-associated protein 1 isoform X2; the encoded protein is MDAFCRLSGLDPLWDWNRTWYTANPDLTQCFQNTVLVWVPCIYLWLLAPFYCLHLYCHDHGRIQMSCLCTAKMVLGFLLASFGFVEFFYILLERSQEIQQHMVFLLSPIIRSMTVILALCIIQLERIRGCRSSVFLFLFWVLAVVCSLVPLRAKIQLAMDEGIASDIVRYLAFFSYFTIQLAQLFLCCFADQPPVGKTVLEKNPCPVKDASFLSKILFWWFTGLVVKGYRTPLAAEDLWTLREEDTSHKIISELQQDWTAECAKLQKQEKALASGVALGSRLPDQAQLLRKLQKEQSSGFFLLRTLARKFGPYFLTGTLCIIFHDAFMFAIPQVLSLLLGFMRDEDAPLWKGYFYATLMFLLSCLQSLFNHQYMYTCFTVGMRVKTAVMGLVYRKSLVINSAARRTCTVGEIVNLVSADTQKLMDFVVYFNAVWLAPIEIALCLFFLWQHLGPSALAGIATVILIFPLNGFIAKKRSKLQEVQMKFMDGRIKLMNEILNGIKILKYYAWEKAFMEQVLGYREKELKALKKSQILYSISIASFNSSSFLIAFAMFGVYVMLDDRNVLDAQKVFVSMALINILKTPLSQLPFAISTTMQAVVSLRRLGKYLCSEELKVDNVSKTPLSSDGEDVVIENGTFSWSAEGPPCLKRINVRVPRGSLVAVVGHVGSGKSSLMSAMLGETEKRSGQVTVKGSVAYVPQQAWIQNATVQDNILFGREKLKTWYHRVLEACALVPDLDILPAGDATEIGEKGLNLSGGQKQRVSLARAVYRKADVYLLDDPLSAVDAHVGQHIFDKVIGPKGVLRDKTRILVTHGMSFLPQADLILVLVDGEITESGSYQELLSRHGAFADFIHTFASTERKESAIQRAGSRRSNARLSMVDFMPFSRDLSQEQLIGGDTTNTNLQNMEPVSETDQEQVPEDLGKLTVVDKARTGRVRLEMYKKYFKTIGLAIIIPIVFLYAFQQGASLAYNYWLSMWADDPIVNGTQIDTDLKLTVFGALGFVQGIAIFGTTVAISICGIIASRHLHMDLLVNVLRSPMSFFECTPSGNLLNRFAKEIDAIDCMVPDGLKMMLSYVFKLMEVCIIVLMATPFAAVIILPLAFLYAFVQSFYVATSCQLRRLEAVSRSPIYTHFNETVQGASVIRAFGEQSRFIVQANKRVDFNQTSYFPRFVATRWLAVNLEFVGNGVVLAAAILSVMGKSTLSPGIVGLAVSHSLQVTGILSWIVRSWTDVENNIVSVERVNEYADTAKEASWSIEGSSLPLAWPQRGTIEFQDYGLQYRKGLELALKGITLHIHEREKVGIVGRTGAGKSSLALGIFRILEAAKGKIFIDGVNIEDIGLHDLRSRITIIPQDPVLFSGSLRMNLDPFDTYTDEEVWSSLELAHLKNFVSNLPDKLNHECSEGGENLSLGQRQLVCLARALLRKTKILVLDEATAAVDLETDTLIQSTIRTQFEDCTVLTIAHRLNTIMDYTRVIVMDRGHISEMDSPANLIAQRGQFYRMCREAGLV
- the abcc6a gene encoding multidrug resistance-associated protein 1 isoform X1, translating into MDAFCRLSGLDPLWDWNRTWYTANPDLTQCFQNTVLVWVPCIYLWLLAPFYCLHLYCHDHGRIQMSCLCTAKMVLGFLLASFGFVEFFYILLERSQEIQQHMVFLLSPIIRSMTVILALCIIQLERIRGCRSSVFLFLFWVLAVVCSLVPLRAKIQLAMDETLQSLLYGGIASDIVRYLAFFSYFTIQLAQLFLCCFADQPPVGKTVLEKNPCPVKDASFLSKILFWWFTGLVVKGYRTPLAAEDLWTLREEDTSHKIISELQQDWTAECAKLQKQEKALASGVALGSRLPDQAQLLRKLQKEQSSGFFLLRTLARKFGPYFLTGTLCIIFHDAFMFAIPQVLSLLLGFMRDEDAPLWKGYFYATLMFLLSCLQSLFNHQYMYTCFTVGMRVKTAVMGLVYRKSLVINSAARRTCTVGEIVNLVSADTQKLMDFVVYFNAVWLAPIEIALCLFFLWQHLGPSALAGIATVILIFPLNGFIAKKRSKLQEVQMKFMDGRIKLMNEILNGIKILKYYAWEKAFMEQVLGYREKELKALKKSQILYSISIASFNSSSFLIAFAMFGVYVMLDDRNVLDAQKVFVSMALINILKTPLSQLPFAISTTMQAVVSLRRLGKYLCSEELKVDNVSKTPLSSDGEDVVIENGTFSWSAEGPPCLKRINVRVPRGSLVAVVGHVGSGKSSLMSAMLGETEKRSGQVTVKGSVAYVPQQAWIQNATVQDNILFGREKLKTWYHRVLEACALVPDLDILPAGDATEIGEKGLNLSGGQKQRVSLARAVYRKADVYLLDDPLSAVDAHVGQHIFDKVIGPKGVLRDKTRILVTHGMSFLPQADLILVLVDGEITESGSYQELLSRHGAFADFIHTFASTERKESAIQRAGSRRSNARLSMVDFMPFSRDLSQEQLIGGDTTNTNLQNMEPVSETDQEQVPEDLGKLTVVDKARTGRVRLEMYKKYFKTIGLAIIIPIVFLYAFQQGASLAYNYWLSMWADDPIVNGTQIDTDLKLTVFGALGFVQGIAIFGTTVAISICGIIASRHLHMDLLVNVLRSPMSFFECTPSGNLLNRFAKEIDAIDCMVPDGLKMMLSYVFKLMEVCIIVLMATPFAAVIILPLAFLYAFVQSFYVATSCQLRRLEAVSRSPIYTHFNETVQGASVIRAFGEQSRFIVQANKRVDFNQTSYFPRFVATRWLAVNLEFVGNGVVLAAAILSVMGKSTLSPGIVGLAVSHSLQVTGILSWIVRSWTDVENNIVSVERVNEYADTAKEASWSIEGSSLPLAWPQRGTIEFQDYGLQYRKGLELALKGITLHIHEREKVGIVGRTGAGKSSLALGIFRILEAAKGKIFIDGVNIEDIGLHDLRSRITIIPQDPVLFSGSLRMNLDPFDTYTDEEVWSSLELAHLKNFVSNLPDKLNHECSEGGENLSLGQRQLVCLARALLRKTKILVLDEATAAVDLETDTLIQSTIRTQFEDCTVLTIAHRLNTIMDYTRVIVMDRGHISEMDSPANLIAQRGQFYRMCREAGLV